In Halorhabdus rudnickae, the following proteins share a genomic window:
- the msrB gene encoding peptide-methionine (R)-S-oxide reductase MsrB, protein MDESSEAVPGSDEEWREILTEEEYHILRERGTEPKFSGEYLEVDDDGVFRCAGCGTALFDTDRQFESGHGWPSFTEVVEDGNVETELDTRHGMERTEVLCGECGGHLGHVFDDGPEPTGKRYCINSAALDFDPED, encoded by the coding sequence ATGGACGAATCAAGCGAGGCCGTTCCGGGATCCGACGAGGAGTGGCGCGAGATCCTGACCGAGGAGGAGTACCACATCCTCCGCGAGCGCGGGACAGAACCGAAGTTCAGCGGCGAGTACCTCGAGGTCGACGACGACGGCGTCTTCCGGTGTGCTGGCTGTGGGACGGCACTGTTCGACACCGACCGACAGTTCGAGTCCGGTCACGGCTGGCCGAGTTTCACCGAGGTGGTCGAGGACGGAAACGTCGAGACCGAACTCGACACCCGCCACGGTATGGAACGGACCGAAGTGCTCTGTGGGGAGTGTGGCGGCCACTTGGGCCACGTCTTCGACGACGGCCCGGAGCCGACGGGCAAACGCTACTGCATCAACTCCGCGGCGCTTGACTTCGATCCCGAAGACTGA
- a CDS encoding excinuclease ABC subunit C: MDQAAVRSRAADLPTEPGVYQFLDGGTDGTVLYVGKAVDLRDRVRSYADPRGERIRRMVERADAVEVVVTDTETQALLLEANLIKRYQPRYNVRLRDDKSYPLVQLTDHAAPRIEITRDPDEGADVFGPFTDKGDVETVVKAIRATYGLRGCSDHKYANRDRPCLDYDIGLCSAPCTGEIDPETYREDVDAVRRFFRGETGILAEPIREEMDRAAADAAFERAANLRDRLDVVESFHEGGAEAVESTADRTTDVLAVVLEGDAATVARLHSSEGSLVDRERHTVETPDGQQAGDVLAAFVPQYYAERELPDRLLLSDRLTDDEVRSWLTDVDVDVAVPGAGREATLVDLALKNARRGTGRDDGVAALAEALDLDAADRIEGFDVSHTGGSGVVGSDVCFVDGTPEKPDYRRKKLPEGNDDYAAMRSLIGWRAKRAIEGRDDRPDPDLLLIDGGEGQLSAARDALDAVGWDVPAVALAKAEERVITSGRTFDWDGGVPQLRLLQRVRDEAHRFAVQYHETLRDDASTALDDVPGIGPALRVRLLGRFGSVAGVREASIDELRDVPGVGDATAETIRRQL; encoded by the coding sequence ATGGATCAGGCCGCCGTGCGGTCCCGTGCCGCGGATCTCCCGACCGAGCCTGGCGTCTACCAGTTTCTGGACGGCGGCACAGACGGGACCGTCCTCTACGTCGGCAAAGCCGTCGATCTCCGGGATCGCGTTCGGTCGTACGCCGATCCGCGTGGTGAACGCATCCGACGGATGGTCGAACGGGCCGACGCCGTCGAGGTGGTCGTCACCGACACCGAGACGCAGGCGCTCCTCCTTGAGGCGAACCTCATCAAACGCTATCAGCCACGCTATAACGTCCGGCTCCGGGACGACAAGTCCTACCCGCTCGTGCAACTGACCGACCACGCAGCCCCGCGGATCGAGATCACGCGCGATCCCGACGAGGGTGCGGACGTGTTCGGGCCGTTTACCGACAAGGGGGACGTCGAGACCGTCGTCAAAGCGATCCGGGCGACCTACGGCCTGCGTGGATGTTCGGATCACAAGTACGCGAACCGCGATCGTCCCTGTCTTGACTACGACATCGGGCTCTGCTCGGCGCCCTGTACCGGCGAGATCGATCCGGAAACCTACCGCGAGGACGTCGACGCAGTCCGGCGTTTTTTCCGCGGAGAGACGGGGATACTCGCTGAACCGATCCGCGAGGAGATGGATCGGGCCGCCGCCGACGCGGCCTTCGAGCGGGCGGCGAATCTCCGGGACCGTCTCGATGTCGTCGAATCCTTCCACGAGGGTGGTGCCGAAGCCGTCGAATCGACCGCGGATCGGACGACCGACGTGCTGGCGGTCGTTCTGGAGGGGGACGCGGCGACAGTCGCACGCCTTCATAGCTCCGAGGGCTCGCTGGTCGATCGGGAACGCCACACCGTCGAGACGCCAGACGGCCAGCAGGCCGGCGACGTGCTCGCTGCATTCGTCCCACAGTACTACGCCGAGCGGGAGTTACCCGATCGGTTGCTGCTCTCTGATCGATTGACAGACGACGAGGTCCGCTCGTGGCTGACCGATGTCGACGTCGACGTGGCCGTCCCCGGCGCGGGACGGGAGGCGACACTGGTCGACCTCGCACTGAAGAACGCCCGCCGCGGGACAGGACGGGACGACGGCGTCGCGGCGCTGGCCGAGGCGCTCGATCTGGACGCTGCCGATCGCATCGAGGGGTTCGACGTGAGTCACACCGGTGGTTCGGGTGTCGTCGGTAGCGATGTTTGCTTCGTCGACGGCACTCCTGAGAAACCCGATTACCGGCGCAAGAAACTCCCGGAGGGCAACGACGACTACGCCGCGATGCGGTCGCTGATCGGCTGGCGGGCCAAGCGGGCGATCGAGGGGCGAGACGACCGGCCCGATCCCGATCTCCTCTTGATCGACGGCGGCGAGGGACAGCTCTCGGCCGCCCGGGACGCCCTCGACGCCGTCGGCTGGGACGTTCCCGCGGTAGCACTGGCAAAGGCCGAGGAACGCGTGATCACATCCGGACGGACGTTCGACTGGGACGGGGGCGTGCCACAATTGCGGCTCCTCCAGCGCGTCCGGGACGAGGCCCACCGGTTCGCGGTGCAGTATCACGAGACGCTTCGTGACGACGCTTCGACGGCACTCGACGACGTGCCGGGGATCGGTCCCGCGCTTCGGGTACGGCTGTTGGGGCGGTTCGGCAGTGTCGCGGGCGTCCGCGAGGCCTCGATTGACGAACTCCGGGACGTGCCCGGCGTCGGGGACGCAACGGCTGAGACGATCCGACGACAGCTTTGA
- a CDS encoding DUF7521 family protein: MIEPSPSYESSVVPMQAATAPSGSGELLLLAGGAITIAIGIAIAYVAFRGYRRNASRPMLFIAIGFVLAIAFPGTLEYLLYILIVAFDFQSPLDQLYLAGIMQGSQLLGMAAILYALLVQ, encoded by the coding sequence ATGATTGAACCATCGCCGTCTTACGAGAGTAGCGTTGTTCCGATGCAAGCCGCCACCGCACCGTCTGGCTCGGGAGAACTGTTGTTGCTGGCTGGAGGTGCGATTACGATCGCGATCGGCATCGCTATCGCCTACGTCGCCTTCCGGGGCTACAGACGGAACGCCAGCCGCCCGATGCTGTTCATCGCGATCGGGTTCGTCCTTGCGATCGCGTTCCCCGGGACGCTCGAATACCTGCTGTACATTCTTATCGTCGCTTTCGACTTCCAGTCGCCGCTCGATCAGCTCTATCTCGCCGGGATCATGCAGGGCAGTCAACTCCTCGGCATGGCGGCGATCCTCTACGCCTTGCTCGTGCAGTGA
- a CDS encoding ArsR/SmtB family transcription factor — translation MTDEDVLEDVASLLEDECARTILAATSAQPMTATELADRCDVSGPTIYRRIEDLRELNLVETRTRPDTEGGHHEQLYTATLSEVSVRLEDGGFEVTVDRRESIADRFTRLVEGM, via the coding sequence GTGACCGACGAGGATGTCCTAGAGGACGTCGCTTCGCTCCTCGAGGACGAGTGTGCACGGACTATCCTCGCAGCGACGAGTGCACAACCCATGACTGCTACGGAACTCGCAGACCGGTGTGACGTCTCCGGACCGACCATCTACCGCCGCATCGAGGACCTGCGCGAACTGAATCTGGTCGAGACTCGGACCCGGCCCGACACCGAAGGCGGGCATCACGAACAGCTCTATACCGCGACGCTCTCGGAGGTCTCCGTCAGGCTGGAAGACGGCGGCTTCGAGGTCACTGTAGACCGTCGCGAATCGATCGCCGATCGCTTTACCCGGCTCGTGGAAGGGATGTAA
- a CDS encoding ATP-binding cassette domain-containing protein yields the protein MAAIETSELRKKYGVVCSRLGHRPPGRKGRDFRLSGPNGTGKSTPINIFLEFVHPTEGSATVLGIVTQELSKRQGL from the coding sequence ATGGCAGCCATCGAAACGAGCGAGTTGCGCAAGAAGTACGGGGTGGTGTGCTCGCGCTTGGGGCATAGACCGCCGGGTCGGAAAGGGAGAGATTTTCGGCTTTCTGGGCCCAATGGGACGGGAAAATCGACACCGATCAACATCTTTCTGGAGTTCGTTCATCCGACAGAGGGGTCGGCGACGGTACTCGGGATAGTCACACAGGAGCTATCGAAACGGCAAGGATTATGA
- a CDS encoding ABC transporter ATP-binding protein: protein MVAIDLTGVAKRYGDVSALQSVDLTVESGEVFGFLGPNGAGKSTTIDILLDHARPTAGRAEVLGMDTQSETVAVRERIGVLPERFGPLGEMTGRQQVEFTIEAKSADDDPDAIMERVGIAHAADRPTKGYSKGMTQRLMLGMALVDDPDLLILDEPTTGLDPNGARQLRQIVQEEADRGATVFFSSHILEQVEAVCDRVGILDQGNLVAVDSIDGLRDAAGTTGEIALRLDSIPENLSAKIERIEGVASVRHDDNTITVGCENPAKGAIVRACQDAGASVQNIETSEASLEDLFAAYTGGA from the coding sequence ATGGTCGCCATCGACCTTACTGGCGTCGCCAAGCGATACGGTGACGTCAGCGCCCTCCAATCAGTTGACCTGACCGTCGAGTCGGGCGAGGTGTTCGGTTTCCTCGGTCCGAACGGCGCAGGCAAGTCCACGACAATCGACATCCTCCTCGACCACGCCCGTCCCACGGCGGGCCGAGCCGAGGTACTAGGGATGGACACACAGTCAGAGACGGTCGCCGTCCGGGAACGGATCGGCGTATTACCGGAGCGGTTCGGGCCGCTCGGGGAAATGACCGGCCGACAACAGGTCGAGTTCACCATCGAAGCCAAGAGTGCTGACGATGATCCGGATGCGATCATGGAGCGCGTAGGGATCGCCCACGCCGCCGATCGGCCGACAAAGGGCTACTCGAAAGGGATGACCCAGCGGCTGATGCTCGGCATGGCGCTAGTCGATGACCCTGACCTCTTGATTCTCGACGAACCGACGACCGGACTGGACCCAAACGGGGCTCGACAGTTACGCCAGATCGTCCAGGAAGAGGCCGACAGGGGAGCAACAGTATTTTTCTCCAGTCACATCCTCGAACAGGTCGAAGCCGTCTGTGATCGGGTTGGGATTCTCGACCAGGGGAATCTCGTGGCCGTCGACTCCATCGACGGCCTGCGGGACGCGGCCGGAACCACGGGCGAAATCGCGTTACGACTCGATTCGATACCCGAAAACCTGAGCGCCAAGATCGAACGGATCGAAGGCGTGGCGTCCGTGCGTCACGACGATAATACCATCACGGTCGGCTGTGAAAACCCCGCGAAGGGAGCCATCGTGCGGGCCTGCCAAGACGCTGGCGCGAGCGTCCAGAACATCGAAACAAGCGAGGCGAGCTTGGAAGATCTGTTCGCCGCCTACACGGGGGGTGCCTGA
- a CDS encoding ABC transporter permease, whose translation MRWLQIARKDFTDARRERQLYYLVGLLGLMGLAIGYVIGQTPNIATEGTTAFVLLGVFGFLAPITALTISQADVVGKRTTGELSVLLSLPFSRRSIVAGSYTGRMAVMTAALLPAFVFAPLVATLRGAPIDPTALVSAFLLILVLSLIFIAIGIGISTFTKSTTVSAGGSFGVFLLFVLQLWTLIPKGVRFVINGLSFPTGPQPEWAQVFEQLSPFAGLRNLAFPVLPDLVGNFPLAPGRIGENAAWYQEPLFAGIVVLAWIALPLLIGYYRFQTVDL comes from the coding sequence ATGCGTTGGCTTCAGATCGCCCGCAAGGACTTCACCGATGCACGACGAGAGCGCCAGCTGTATTACCTGGTGGGACTGCTCGGGTTGATGGGGCTTGCAATCGGGTACGTCATCGGTCAAACGCCCAATATAGCGACGGAAGGAACAACGGCATTCGTACTGCTTGGCGTGTTCGGATTTCTGGCTCCGATCACAGCATTGACCATCAGCCAGGCGGACGTGGTCGGCAAACGTACGACTGGAGAGCTCTCCGTGCTGCTGAGCCTCCCGTTCTCGCGACGATCAATCGTCGCCGGCAGTTACACCGGTCGGATGGCCGTGATGACAGCTGCTCTGCTTCCGGCGTTCGTCTTTGCCCCTCTCGTGGCCACGCTTCGGGGCGCACCGATCGATCCGACCGCTCTGGTGAGTGCGTTCCTGCTTATTCTGGTCCTGTCGCTGATCTTTATCGCGATCGGGATCGGGATTTCGACGTTCACCAAGTCGACGACAGTTTCCGCAGGCGGTTCGTTCGGCGTCTTCCTGCTGTTCGTCCTGCAGCTGTGGACGCTCATTCCGAAGGGGGTCCGATTCGTGATTAACGGTCTCTCGTTCCCCACAGGACCACAGCCAGAATGGGCCCAGGTGTTCGAGCAGTTGTCACCGTTTGCGGGTCTCCGAAATCTCGCATTCCCGGTTCTGCCTGACCTCGTCGGGAACTTCCCGCTTGCACCAGGGAGAATCGGCGAAAACGCCGCGTGGTATCAAGAGCCTCTCTTTGCCGGGATCGTCGTCCTCGCGTGGATCGCCCTGCCACTGCTGATCGGTTACTACCGGTTCCAGACGGTAGATCTGTAA
- the ligA gene encoding NAD-dependent DNA ligase LigA, translated as MTANAPTRNPYLEEPPTEFDPVEELDADAAREQARQLREAIRHHDHRYYVENDPVIGDRTYDALFSRLQDLEDNFDLDREGSPTQRVGGEPLDELASVEHVAPMQSIDQGGEVQDVREFDDRVARGLADPGFDPDDRTYFCEPKFDGLSVEVVYEDGVYQRAATRGDGEVGEDVTENVRTIPSVPERLRGEYPDFLAVRGEVYIPTEAFQAYNRERIERGDDPFANPRNAAAGTLRQLDPSVTAERPLSVFFFGVLDSSVDFPTNSEVYERLPEWGLRTTELAEAVDSIEDAIGYRDRLLERRDDLPFEIDGVVFKLNDRDACDALGSTARAPRWAFAYKFPARTEQTTLRDVVVQVGRTGRLTPVALMDPVEVGGVTVSRASLHNPAEIERLGVAIGDEVRVQRAGDVIPEVAAVVESNSEGTVDFPETCPVCDSPVERDGPLAFCTGGLACPAQLERAIVHYASRDGLDIEGLGEERVQQLLDAGLVEELADLYELGQLDLTSLEGWGMQSVANLQDELEASREPPLDDFLAALNVPSVGDATATALAREFGTFEAVMGADREGLQAVEDVGPKVAEEIRDFFESERNCEAIERLLEHVDPQAYEVEGSDELDGLTFVFTGTLEGYTRSEAQELVEAHGGSATSSVSGNTDYLVVGDDPGQRKREDAEENDVEVVDEDEFASVLEERGIEN; from the coding sequence ATGACAGCCAACGCCCCGACTAGGAATCCGTACCTCGAGGAACCGCCGACGGAGTTCGACCCTGTCGAAGAGCTTGACGCCGACGCCGCTCGCGAACAGGCCCGACAGTTGCGCGAGGCCATCCGGCATCATGACCACCGCTACTACGTCGAGAACGACCCTGTGATCGGCGATCGGACCTACGACGCCTTGTTTTCCCGCTTGCAGGATCTCGAAGACAACTTCGACCTCGATCGCGAGGGTAGCCCGACCCAGCGTGTCGGCGGCGAACCGCTGGACGAACTCGCATCGGTCGAGCACGTCGCGCCGATGCAGTCGATCGACCAGGGTGGCGAGGTCCAAGACGTCCGGGAATTCGACGACCGCGTCGCCCGCGGCCTCGCAGACCCGGGATTCGATCCAGACGACCGCACCTACTTCTGTGAGCCAAAATTCGACGGACTCTCGGTCGAAGTGGTCTACGAGGACGGCGTCTATCAGCGAGCAGCCACCCGCGGGGACGGTGAGGTCGGCGAAGACGTCACCGAGAACGTCCGGACGATCCCGAGCGTGCCCGAGCGCTTGCGCGGGGAGTACCCGGACTTCCTCGCCGTCCGTGGTGAGGTGTACATTCCGACCGAGGCGTTTCAGGCGTACAACCGCGAGCGCATCGAGCGCGGCGACGACCCCTTCGCCAATCCCCGGAACGCCGCGGCGGGGACCCTCCGGCAACTCGACCCGTCTGTCACCGCCGAGCGCCCACTTTCGGTCTTCTTCTTCGGCGTACTCGATTCGAGTGTCGATTTCCCGACCAACAGCGAGGTTTACGAACGCCTGCCCGAGTGGGGACTCCGGACGACTGAGCTCGCCGAGGCAGTCGACTCGATCGAGGACGCCATCGGGTACCGCGATCGACTGCTCGAACGCCGGGACGACCTCCCCTTCGAGATCGACGGCGTTGTCTTCAAACTGAACGACCGCGACGCCTGCGATGCCCTGGGTTCGACGGCGCGCGCGCCACGGTGGGCCTTCGCCTACAAGTTCCCCGCCCGAACCGAGCAAACGACGTTGCGTGACGTCGTCGTTCAGGTCGGCCGAACCGGGCGGTTGACACCCGTTGCGCTGATGGATCCCGTCGAAGTGGGCGGGGTCACCGTCTCTCGTGCCTCGCTACACAACCCCGCCGAGATCGAGCGCCTCGGGGTCGCAATCGGTGACGAGGTCCGCGTCCAGCGGGCCGGCGACGTGATCCCGGAGGTCGCAGCGGTCGTCGAATCGAACAGCGAGGGGACCGTCGACTTCCCGGAGACGTGCCCCGTCTGTGACAGCCCCGTCGAGCGCGACGGCCCGCTGGCGTTCTGTACCGGTGGGCTGGCCTGTCCCGCACAACTGGAGCGGGCGATTGTCCACTATGCGAGTCGTGACGGCCTGGACATAGAAGGGCTCGGTGAGGAACGCGTTCAGCAACTGCTTGACGCCGGGCTGGTCGAAGAACTGGCCGACCTCTACGAGCTTGGGCAACTCGACCTGACGTCCCTGGAGGGGTGGGGCATGCAGTCCGTTGCCAACCTGCAGGATGAACTCGAAGCCAGCCGCGAGCCACCGCTGGATGACTTCCTCGCGGCGTTGAACGTCCCCTCTGTCGGCGACGCGACGGCGACCGCGCTGGCTCGGGAGTTCGGGACGTTCGAGGCCGTGATGGGGGCCGATCGCGAGGGGCTGCAGGCCGTCGAGGATGTCGGGCCGAAGGTCGCCGAGGAGATCCGGGACTTTTTCGAGAGTGAACGCAACTGCGAGGCGATCGAGCGACTGCTCGAACACGTCGATCCACAGGCCTACGAGGTCGAGGGCAGTGACGAACTCGACGGGCTGACGTTCGTCTTCACCGGAACGCTCGAGGGGTATACCCGGAGCGAGGCCCAGGAACTCGTCGAGGCTCACGGTGGCTCGGCGACCAGCAGCGTCTCTGGCAACACGGACTATCTCGTCGTCGGAGACGATCCTGGCCAGCGAAAGCGTGAGGACGCCGAGGAAAACGATGTTGAGGTCGTCGACGAGGACGAGTTCGCGTCGGTACTCGAAGAACGGGGCATCGAAAACTGA
- a CDS encoding 2,3-butanediol dehydrogenase codes for MDAARYYGQEDIRVEDIEPDSVGPDEVRIDIEACGICGSDLHEYTAGPIFIPGDAPHPVSGAQAPLTMGHEFSGIVSEVGANVPDFSEGDAVTANPIIYCGSCPRCEAGEYHQCESLGFTGLAANGGFAENVVVDAERVIPLGDLPVEYGALVEPLSVALHAARVADVSAGDSVAVFGSGPIGLCQIQVLRAAGAGPIIVSEPRDERRARADASGADVLVDPTEQDVLEVIRAETGEGVDIAFDVAGVEATYNQAINSTRPGGRVAEVSIFEESLETQPNDLVIPERSIVGSIGYQAGPRSGEEFGMIIDMLEDGQIDPDQLITDRIDLEDISEDGFEPLLDPESDQVKILVKP; via the coding sequence ATGGACGCAGCCAGATATTACGGTCAGGAAGATATCCGTGTCGAAGATATTGAACCGGATTCGGTCGGTCCCGACGAGGTCCGGATCGACATCGAAGCATGTGGCATTTGTGGATCTGATCTTCACGAATACACCGCCGGGCCGATCTTCATTCCGGGAGATGCTCCCCACCCTGTCTCGGGTGCCCAGGCACCGTTGACGATGGGCCACGAGTTCAGCGGTATTGTTTCCGAGGTTGGCGCTAACGTTCCCGACTTCTCGGAGGGAGATGCCGTCACAGCCAATCCGATCATCTACTGTGGTTCCTGTCCTCGTTGTGAGGCCGGCGAGTACCACCAGTGTGAGTCACTCGGGTTCACCGGACTAGCGGCAAACGGCGGGTTCGCGGAAAACGTCGTTGTTGACGCCGAACGAGTCATCCCACTCGGTGACCTCCCGGTCGAATACGGTGCACTCGTTGAACCCCTCTCTGTCGCGTTGCACGCGGCCAGAGTCGCTGACGTCTCTGCCGGCGATTCGGTTGCCGTATTCGGCAGCGGCCCGATCGGTCTCTGTCAGATTCAGGTGCTGCGGGCGGCCGGTGCCGGCCCGATCATCGTCTCGGAACCGCGTGACGAACGACGGGCCCGCGCAGATGCCTCCGGGGCGGACGTGTTGGTCGATCCAACCGAGCAAGACGTACTTGAAGTCATTCGTGCCGAGACCGGTGAAGGAGTAGATATCGCCTTCGACGTTGCCGGCGTCGAAGCGACGTACAACCAGGCGATCAACAGCACTCGACCCGGCGGGCGTGTCGCCGAGGTAAGCATCTTCGAAGAGTCCCTCGAAACCCAACCCAACGACCTCGTGATTCCCGAACGTTCGATCGTCGGCTCGATCGGCTACCAGGCCGGCCCTCGCTCCGGCGAGGAGTTCGGCATGATCATCGATATGCTCGAGGATGGTCAGATCGATCCTGACCAGCTTATCACCGACCGGATCGATCTCGAAGACATCAGTGAAGATGGCTTCGAACCACTTCTCGATCCCGAGAGTGACCAGGTAAAGATCCTGGTCAAGCCCTAA
- a CDS encoding pyridoxal-phosphate-dependent aminotransferase family protein, producing the protein MTKKREYTDDYPEKTLYIPGPTEVREDVIEEMAQPMFGHRMDRMTDLYTTIVEDTKDFLGTDNEVIILTGSGTEFWEASTLNLVDEKILVPTCGSFSERHANVAERLGKDVDRLEYDWGEAIKPADVRDAIEASDNEYDVVASVMNESSTGVRNPIEEIGDVVAEYPDTYFVVDAVSALGGDYVDIDEHNIDVLFTSTQKAFAMPPGLAVCVVSDEAYEREVEKDSASWYGGFQRCLDYYDRKGQTHSTPSIPIMLAYRKQMKYMLDEGHRERDQRHREMTEYVHDWAREHFDLFAEEGYRSQTVSCIENTQGIDVAATIEEVSAEYDMVFSNGYGSQLGEKTFRIGHMGEHDVESIKALTDAIEDVAEL; encoded by the coding sequence GTGACCAAGAAACGCGAGTATACCGACGACTATCCCGAGAAGACGCTGTACATTCCCGGTCCGACCGAAGTCCGTGAGGACGTCATCGAGGAGATGGCTCAACCGATGTTCGGCCACCGGATGGACCGCATGACCGACCTCTATACGACGATCGTCGAGGACACCAAAGACTTCCTCGGCACCGACAACGAGGTCATCATCCTCACCGGATCGGGGACGGAGTTCTGGGAGGCTTCGACGTTGAACCTCGTCGACGAGAAGATCCTCGTCCCCACCTGTGGAAGCTTCAGCGAACGCCACGCCAACGTCGCCGAGCGCCTGGGCAAGGATGTCGATCGCCTCGAATACGACTGGGGCGAGGCCATCAAGCCCGCGGACGTTCGGGACGCCATCGAGGCGAGCGACAACGAGTACGATGTGGTCGCAAGCGTCATGAACGAGTCTTCGACGGGCGTGCGCAACCCCATCGAGGAGATCGGTGACGTGGTGGCGGAGTACCCCGACACGTACTTCGTCGTCGACGCCGTCAGCGCACTAGGTGGCGATTATGTCGATATCGACGAGCACAACATCGACGTGCTCTTCACGTCGACCCAGAAGGCCTTCGCGATGCCGCCGGGCCTCGCGGTCTGTGTCGTCAGCGACGAAGCCTACGAGCGGGAAGTCGAGAAAGACTCGGCATCCTGGTACGGCGGCTTCCAGCGCTGCCTTGACTACTACGACCGGAAGGGCCAGACCCACTCGACGCCCTCGATCCCGATCATGCTGGCCTACCGCAAGCAAATGAAGTATATGCTCGATGAGGGCCACCGCGAGCGTGATCAGCGCCACCGCGAGATGACCGAGTACGTCCACGATTGGGCGCGCGAGCACTTCGATCTGTTTGCCGAGGAGGGCTATCGATCCCAGACGGTCTCTTGCATCGAGAACACGCAAGGCATCGACGTGGCGGCAACCATCGAGGAGGTTTCCGCGGAGTACGACATGGTCTTCTCGAACGGCTACGGCTCCCAACTCGGTGAGAAGACGTTCCGAATCGGCCACATGGGCGAACACGACGTCGAGAGCATCAAAGCACTCACCGACGCGATCGAAGATGTGGCTGAGCTCTAA
- a CDS encoding aldo/keto reductase, with translation METKPLGTTTESVSELCLGAMYFGSRIDRETSFELLDRYYEAGGRFLDTANIYATWVDGYDEPESEPLVGEWLDERGVRDEMTIATKLGFSYGDVPRSLDPDLIEQEIDRSRDRLGIETIDLLYIHVDDPDTPQVDVMETLAGAVDAGHVRYLGASNVSAWRIARANRIAAERGWPRLEAVQTRFSYMIPDRDAAFGGQLPASDELIDYCDQEELTVFPYSPTLQGCYGREDRPIPDGYVRSENRHKMELVGNLAERKGVGGNALVLAWMLDREGPTIPVVGVSTMKQLEANLEANEISFTDEERKRLNEIESLGFGEWDLRQE, from the coding sequence ATGGAAACGAAACCACTCGGCACGACCACCGAATCGGTCAGTGAACTCTGTCTCGGTGCGATGTACTTCGGCAGTCGGATCGACCGCGAGACGTCCTTCGAACTGTTGGACCGGTACTACGAGGCCGGCGGTCGCTTTCTGGACACAGCGAACATCTACGCGACGTGGGTCGATGGATACGACGAACCCGAGAGCGAACCGCTGGTCGGTGAGTGGCTCGACGAGCGCGGCGTTCGCGACGAGATGACGATCGCAACGAAACTCGGGTTCAGCTACGGCGACGTTCCCCGGAGCCTCGACCCCGACCTGATCGAACAAGAGATCGACCGCAGCCGCGATCGGCTAGGGATCGAGACGATCGATCTGCTATATATCCACGTCGACGACCCTGATACGCCGCAGGTCGACGTGATGGAGACACTGGCTGGGGCCGTCGACGCCGGTCACGTCCGGTATCTCGGGGCGAGTAACGTGTCGGCCTGGCGGATCGCCCGGGCAAACCGGATCGCCGCCGAGCGCGGCTGGCCCCGCTTGGAGGCCGTCCAGACACGCTTCTCGTACATGATCCCCGACCGCGATGCAGCGTTCGGGGGGCAACTCCCCGCTAGTGACGAACTGATCGATTACTGCGACCAGGAGGAGTTGACCGTCTTCCCCTACTCGCCGACGTTGCAGGGCTGTTACGGCCGCGAGGACCGTCCCATTCCCGACGGGTACGTCCGCTCGGAGAACCGCCACAAGATGGAACTCGTCGGGAACCTCGCCGAACGCAAGGGCGTCGGCGGCAATGCGCTCGTGCTGGCGTGGATGCTCGACCGCGAGGGACCGACGATTCCCGTCGTCGGCGTGAGTACCATGAAACAGCTCGAAGCGAACTTGGAGGCCAACGAGATCAGTTTCACTGACGAGGAACGAAAGCGCCTGAACGAGATCGAATCGCTCGGATTCGGCGAATGGGACCTGCGACAGGAGTGA